From Primulina huaijiensis isolate GDHJ02 chromosome 15, ASM1229523v2, whole genome shotgun sequence, one genomic window encodes:
- the LOC140960389 gene encoding uncharacterized protein isoform X3: MASIVKCRNLSKNQLGGVIFGCTNNTKSECVTKKLFGLPAQHFSYVKNIEPGLPLFLFNYSERKLYGIYEAVSSGKMYIDSYGWTSGGSERTRYPAQVQIRVRLECQALSETLFKPTIVDNYYSQNHFLFELDHVQASKLISILTSLAFAPSVYTPKNSPKLLSAKQRFPLSIQRKETQAPEPPYFKDDFANSHDHFGTLGNSDDSLCLNGYNLLMEASLVNKNAEPEEKDLIHMKLKELARHRQHSAAAITGQSGEVTYMEDVDLEHETYENGMSTLGNRNNESPCHSLDSYATIAQLCQEMEELKAFKQEQTCKMGTLEKKLAEAELEIRRLRKVCMRFESVPETSMTIGASTGNETAVESPDLNELIFLVGGYDGVSWLKALHSFSPVNDVLKSLKPMSTLRSYASVAKLDEELFVFGGGDGSLLYDTVESYNPVNNQWTLRPSLNRKKGHLASATIHGKIFAVGGGNGAECFSDVEMFDSDVGRWISTRSMLQKRFALAAVELNGALYAVGGYDGIDYLTSAERFDPREHSWTRIESMSTRRGCHSLVAMNEKIYAIGGFDGIEMVPSVEIYDPRVGTWMTGDPMKQSRGYSAAAVLKESIYVIGGLRDNEVLLDTIERYREDVGWEITQKRSVGKRSFASAIVFHND, encoded by the exons ATGGCTTCTATTGTGAAATGTAGGAACTTGAGTAAAAACCAACTTGGAGGTGTCATATTTGGTTGCACGAATAACACCAAGAGCGAATGTGTCACCAAAAAACTTTTTG GACTCCCAGCTCAGCACTTCTCATATGTAAAGAACATCGAACCAGGTTTGCCTCTATTCTTATTCAATTACAGCGAGAGGAAACTTTATGGCATCTATGAAGCAGTTAGCTCCGGGAAAATGTATATTGATTCATATGGCTGGACCTCAGGTGGTTCAGAGAGAACAAGGTATCCTGCTCAG GTTCAAATACGTGTGCGTTTGGAATGCCAGGCGCTTTCTGAAACTCTATTCAAGCCAACAATTGTTGACAACTACTACAGTCAAAATCATTTCTTGTTTGAGTTGGATCATGTTCAAGCAAGCAAGTTAATTTCTATACTCACCTCTCTAGCATTTGCTCCAAGTGTTTATACCCCCAAAAATTCCCCAAAATTGTTATCAGCAAAGCAGAGGTTTCCTCTAAGCATCCAAAGAAAGGAAACCCAAGCTCCAGAGCCACCATATTTTAAAGATGATTTTGCCAACTCTCATGATCATTTTGGAACACTGGGTAATTCAGACGATTCTTTGTGTTTGAATGGATACAACCTATTGATGGAGGCATCTTTAGTCAACAAAAATGCAGAACCTGAAGAAAAGGACCTTATACACATGAAGCTAAAAGAATTGGCCCGGCATCGTCAGCATTCAGCTGCAGCTATAACGGGACAATCTGGAGAAGTTACTTACATGGAAGACGTGGACTTGGAGCATGAGACTTATGAAAATGGCATGTCAACTTTGGGAAACAGGAATAATGAAAGCCCTTGTCATTCTCTTGATTCTTATGCAACCATAGCACAG CTGTGTCAGGAAATGGAGGAGCTGAAGGCTTTTAAGCAAGAACAAACATGTAAAATGGGAACTTTGGAAAAGAAACTG GCTGAGGCAGAACTGGAAATTCGGAGACTGCGAAAAGTATGCATGAGATTTGAGTCCGTGCCTGAAACTTCAATGACAATCGGTGCTTCAACTGGCAATGAAACAGCGGTTGAATCTCCAGATCTCAATgagttaatatttttagtaggtGGATATGATGGTGTATCCTGGTTAAAGGCTTTGCATTCCTTCTCGCCTGTGAATGATGTCTTAAAATCTCTTAAGCCAATGTCTACTCTGCGGTCATATGCCTCAGTTGCAAAGTTAGATGAGGAACTGTTTGTATTTGGTGGCGGAGATGGTTCTTTGTTGTATGATACAG TTGAGTCGTACAATCCTGTCAACAATCAGTGGACTTTGCGTCCTTCCCTGAACAGAAAAAAAGGCCACCTAGCTAGTGCCACTATACATGGAAAAATTTTTGCTGTTGGTGGTGGAAATGGGGCTGAATGCTTCTCAGATGTAGAAATGTTTGATTCAGATGTTGGACGATGGATTTCTACACGCTCAATGCTTCAAAAG CGTTTCGCTCTTGCAGCTGTGGAACTCAATGGCGCGCTCTATGCTGTTGGAGGATATGATGGAATTGATTATCTGAC GTCTGCTGAAAGATTCGACCCCCGAGAACATTCTTGGACCAGAATCGAGAGTATGAGCACAAGGAGAGGCTGCCATTCATTGGTAGCTATGAATGAAAAGAT ATATGCTATTGGTGGTTTTGATGGAATTGAAATGGTACCGAGTGTTGAGATATACGACCCTCGTGTTGGAACCTGGATGACCGGAGATCCAATGAAGCAGAGCAGGGGATATTCAGCTGCTGCAGTTCTCAAGGAATCCATTTATGTAATTGGAGGTCTTAGAGATAACGAGGTCTTACTGGACACG ATTGAACGCTACAGGGAGGATGTAGGTTGGGAGATAACACAGAAGAGGTCGGTCGGAAAAAGGAGCTTTGCCTCTGCTATTGTTTTTCACAACGATTGA
- the LOC140960389 gene encoding uncharacterized protein isoform X2, which produces MNSFFAVFSQHYSLDTLKSHVSRVRSSGRRNHIFSLSGTSSSCMASIVKCRNLSKNQLGGVIFGCTNNTKSECVTKKLFGLPAQHFSYVKNIEPGGSERTRYPAQVQIRVRLECQALSETLFKPTIVDNYYSQNHFLFELDHVQASKLISILTSLAFAPSVYTPKNSPKLLSAKQRFPLSIQRKETQAPEPPYFKDDFANSHDHFGTLGNSDDSLCLNGYNLLMEASLVNKNAEPEEKDLIHMKLKELARHRQHSAAAITGQSGEVTYMEDVDLEHETYENGMSTLGNRNNESPCHSLDSYATIAQLCQEMEELKAFKQEQTCKMGTLEKKLAEAELEIRRLRKVCMRFESVPETSMTIGASTGNETAVESPDLNELIFLVGGYDGVSWLKALHSFSPVNDVLKSLKPMSTLRSYASVAKLDEELFVFGGGDGSLLYDTVESYNPVNNQWTLRPSLNRKKGHLASATIHGKIFAVGGGNGAECFSDVEMFDSDVGRWISTRSMLQKRFALAAVELNGALYAVGGYDGIDYLTSAERFDPREHSWTRIESMSTRRGCHSLVAMNEKIYAIGGFDGIEMVPSVEIYDPRVGTWMTGDPMKQSRGYSAAAVLKESIYVIGGLRDNEVLLDTIERYREDVGWEITQKRSVGKRSFASAIVFHND; this is translated from the exons ATGAACTCTTTTTTCGCGGTTTTCTCTCAACATTATTCTCTCGATACTCTCAAGTCTCACGTTTCTCGAGTGCGGAG TAGCGGAAGGAGAAATCACATATTTAGTCTCAGTGGAACTTCTTCTTCGTGTATGGCTTCTATTGTGAAATGTAGGAACTTGAGTAAAAACCAACTTGGAGGTGTCATATTTGGTTGCACGAATAACACCAAGAGCGAATGTGTCACCAAAAAACTTTTTG GACTCCCAGCTCAGCACTTCTCATATGTAAAGAACATCGAACCAG GTGGTTCAGAGAGAACAAGGTATCCTGCTCAG GTTCAAATACGTGTGCGTTTGGAATGCCAGGCGCTTTCTGAAACTCTATTCAAGCCAACAATTGTTGACAACTACTACAGTCAAAATCATTTCTTGTTTGAGTTGGATCATGTTCAAGCAAGCAAGTTAATTTCTATACTCACCTCTCTAGCATTTGCTCCAAGTGTTTATACCCCCAAAAATTCCCCAAAATTGTTATCAGCAAAGCAGAGGTTTCCTCTAAGCATCCAAAGAAAGGAAACCCAAGCTCCAGAGCCACCATATTTTAAAGATGATTTTGCCAACTCTCATGATCATTTTGGAACACTGGGTAATTCAGACGATTCTTTGTGTTTGAATGGATACAACCTATTGATGGAGGCATCTTTAGTCAACAAAAATGCAGAACCTGAAGAAAAGGACCTTATACACATGAAGCTAAAAGAATTGGCCCGGCATCGTCAGCATTCAGCTGCAGCTATAACGGGACAATCTGGAGAAGTTACTTACATGGAAGACGTGGACTTGGAGCATGAGACTTATGAAAATGGCATGTCAACTTTGGGAAACAGGAATAATGAAAGCCCTTGTCATTCTCTTGATTCTTATGCAACCATAGCACAG CTGTGTCAGGAAATGGAGGAGCTGAAGGCTTTTAAGCAAGAACAAACATGTAAAATGGGAACTTTGGAAAAGAAACTG GCTGAGGCAGAACTGGAAATTCGGAGACTGCGAAAAGTATGCATGAGATTTGAGTCCGTGCCTGAAACTTCAATGACAATCGGTGCTTCAACTGGCAATGAAACAGCGGTTGAATCTCCAGATCTCAATgagttaatatttttagtaggtGGATATGATGGTGTATCCTGGTTAAAGGCTTTGCATTCCTTCTCGCCTGTGAATGATGTCTTAAAATCTCTTAAGCCAATGTCTACTCTGCGGTCATATGCCTCAGTTGCAAAGTTAGATGAGGAACTGTTTGTATTTGGTGGCGGAGATGGTTCTTTGTTGTATGATACAG TTGAGTCGTACAATCCTGTCAACAATCAGTGGACTTTGCGTCCTTCCCTGAACAGAAAAAAAGGCCACCTAGCTAGTGCCACTATACATGGAAAAATTTTTGCTGTTGGTGGTGGAAATGGGGCTGAATGCTTCTCAGATGTAGAAATGTTTGATTCAGATGTTGGACGATGGATTTCTACACGCTCAATGCTTCAAAAG CGTTTCGCTCTTGCAGCTGTGGAACTCAATGGCGCGCTCTATGCTGTTGGAGGATATGATGGAATTGATTATCTGAC GTCTGCTGAAAGATTCGACCCCCGAGAACATTCTTGGACCAGAATCGAGAGTATGAGCACAAGGAGAGGCTGCCATTCATTGGTAGCTATGAATGAAAAGAT ATATGCTATTGGTGGTTTTGATGGAATTGAAATGGTACCGAGTGTTGAGATATACGACCCTCGTGTTGGAACCTGGATGACCGGAGATCCAATGAAGCAGAGCAGGGGATATTCAGCTGCTGCAGTTCTCAAGGAATCCATTTATGTAATTGGAGGTCTTAGAGATAACGAGGTCTTACTGGACACG ATTGAACGCTACAGGGAGGATGTAGGTTGGGAGATAACACAGAAGAGGTCGGTCGGAAAAAGGAGCTTTGCCTCTGCTATTGTTTTTCACAACGATTGA
- the LOC140960389 gene encoding uncharacterized protein isoform X1 has protein sequence MNSFFAVFSQHYSLDTLKSHVSRVRSSGRRNHIFSLSGTSSSCMASIVKCRNLSKNQLGGVIFGCTNNTKSECVTKKLFGLPAQHFSYVKNIEPGLPLFLFNYSERKLYGIYEAVSSGKMYIDSYGWTSGGSERTRYPAQVQIRVRLECQALSETLFKPTIVDNYYSQNHFLFELDHVQASKLISILTSLAFAPSVYTPKNSPKLLSAKQRFPLSIQRKETQAPEPPYFKDDFANSHDHFGTLGNSDDSLCLNGYNLLMEASLVNKNAEPEEKDLIHMKLKELARHRQHSAAAITGQSGEVTYMEDVDLEHETYENGMSTLGNRNNESPCHSLDSYATIAQLCQEMEELKAFKQEQTCKMGTLEKKLAEAELEIRRLRKVCMRFESVPETSMTIGASTGNETAVESPDLNELIFLVGGYDGVSWLKALHSFSPVNDVLKSLKPMSTLRSYASVAKLDEELFVFGGGDGSLLYDTVESYNPVNNQWTLRPSLNRKKGHLASATIHGKIFAVGGGNGAECFSDVEMFDSDVGRWISTRSMLQKRFALAAVELNGALYAVGGYDGIDYLTSAERFDPREHSWTRIESMSTRRGCHSLVAMNEKIYAIGGFDGIEMVPSVEIYDPRVGTWMTGDPMKQSRGYSAAAVLKESIYVIGGLRDNEVLLDTIERYREDVGWEITQKRSVGKRSFASAIVFHND, from the exons ATGAACTCTTTTTTCGCGGTTTTCTCTCAACATTATTCTCTCGATACTCTCAAGTCTCACGTTTCTCGAGTGCGGAG TAGCGGAAGGAGAAATCACATATTTAGTCTCAGTGGAACTTCTTCTTCGTGTATGGCTTCTATTGTGAAATGTAGGAACTTGAGTAAAAACCAACTTGGAGGTGTCATATTTGGTTGCACGAATAACACCAAGAGCGAATGTGTCACCAAAAAACTTTTTG GACTCCCAGCTCAGCACTTCTCATATGTAAAGAACATCGAACCAGGTTTGCCTCTATTCTTATTCAATTACAGCGAGAGGAAACTTTATGGCATCTATGAAGCAGTTAGCTCCGGGAAAATGTATATTGATTCATATGGCTGGACCTCAGGTGGTTCAGAGAGAACAAGGTATCCTGCTCAG GTTCAAATACGTGTGCGTTTGGAATGCCAGGCGCTTTCTGAAACTCTATTCAAGCCAACAATTGTTGACAACTACTACAGTCAAAATCATTTCTTGTTTGAGTTGGATCATGTTCAAGCAAGCAAGTTAATTTCTATACTCACCTCTCTAGCATTTGCTCCAAGTGTTTATACCCCCAAAAATTCCCCAAAATTGTTATCAGCAAAGCAGAGGTTTCCTCTAAGCATCCAAAGAAAGGAAACCCAAGCTCCAGAGCCACCATATTTTAAAGATGATTTTGCCAACTCTCATGATCATTTTGGAACACTGGGTAATTCAGACGATTCTTTGTGTTTGAATGGATACAACCTATTGATGGAGGCATCTTTAGTCAACAAAAATGCAGAACCTGAAGAAAAGGACCTTATACACATGAAGCTAAAAGAATTGGCCCGGCATCGTCAGCATTCAGCTGCAGCTATAACGGGACAATCTGGAGAAGTTACTTACATGGAAGACGTGGACTTGGAGCATGAGACTTATGAAAATGGCATGTCAACTTTGGGAAACAGGAATAATGAAAGCCCTTGTCATTCTCTTGATTCTTATGCAACCATAGCACAG CTGTGTCAGGAAATGGAGGAGCTGAAGGCTTTTAAGCAAGAACAAACATGTAAAATGGGAACTTTGGAAAAGAAACTG GCTGAGGCAGAACTGGAAATTCGGAGACTGCGAAAAGTATGCATGAGATTTGAGTCCGTGCCTGAAACTTCAATGACAATCGGTGCTTCAACTGGCAATGAAACAGCGGTTGAATCTCCAGATCTCAATgagttaatatttttagtaggtGGATATGATGGTGTATCCTGGTTAAAGGCTTTGCATTCCTTCTCGCCTGTGAATGATGTCTTAAAATCTCTTAAGCCAATGTCTACTCTGCGGTCATATGCCTCAGTTGCAAAGTTAGATGAGGAACTGTTTGTATTTGGTGGCGGAGATGGTTCTTTGTTGTATGATACAG TTGAGTCGTACAATCCTGTCAACAATCAGTGGACTTTGCGTCCTTCCCTGAACAGAAAAAAAGGCCACCTAGCTAGTGCCACTATACATGGAAAAATTTTTGCTGTTGGTGGTGGAAATGGGGCTGAATGCTTCTCAGATGTAGAAATGTTTGATTCAGATGTTGGACGATGGATTTCTACACGCTCAATGCTTCAAAAG CGTTTCGCTCTTGCAGCTGTGGAACTCAATGGCGCGCTCTATGCTGTTGGAGGATATGATGGAATTGATTATCTGAC GTCTGCTGAAAGATTCGACCCCCGAGAACATTCTTGGACCAGAATCGAGAGTATGAGCACAAGGAGAGGCTGCCATTCATTGGTAGCTATGAATGAAAAGAT ATATGCTATTGGTGGTTTTGATGGAATTGAAATGGTACCGAGTGTTGAGATATACGACCCTCGTGTTGGAACCTGGATGACCGGAGATCCAATGAAGCAGAGCAGGGGATATTCAGCTGCTGCAGTTCTCAAGGAATCCATTTATGTAATTGGAGGTCTTAGAGATAACGAGGTCTTACTGGACACG ATTGAACGCTACAGGGAGGATGTAGGTTGGGAGATAACACAGAAGAGGTCGGTCGGAAAAAGGAGCTTTGCCTCTGCTATTGTTTTTCACAACGATTGA
- the LOC140960027 gene encoding probable protein phosphatase 2C 65: MGACCSCQRGGNFEGFLVEGEEHERDFEDENIVLTREAGARVRLQGSSKYVSMFSQQGKKGINQDAMTVWESFSGDKDMLFCGVFDGHGPSGHKVARYIRENLPTKISSLYRQPSVEGNDRALDVENYDDCENPDFKNPYFLSWKARLIKCFHEVDEELENEVSIESYCSGTTTVSVLKKGEHLIISNLGDSRAVLCTRDETDELIAEQLTVDLKPNLPSETQRIRSCQGRVMAMDEEPNVYRIWMPHEDCPGLAMARAFGDFCLKDFGLISTPEVTYRKLTVRDEFVVLATDGIWDVLSNNEVVRIVASSRKRSMAAKYLVDHAVRAWRYKYPRAKIDDCAVVCLFFKRQRPVLTKSVSEMSELSFNQTYSYGKTMRNDDGLDTVLNWEGDGNSENGGNGSNLGPNRMKKRRQGKNKLENVEK, encoded by the exons ATGGGTGCATGTTGTTCGTGTCAAAGGGGAGGCAATTTCGAAGGTTTTTTGGTCGAAGGAGAAGAACACGAGAGAGATTTTGAAGACGAAAACATAGTATTAACTCGCGAGGCTGGTGCACGCGTTAGGCTGCAGGGATCGTCTAAATACGTGTCTATGTTCTCTCAGCAAGGGAAGAAAGGGATCAACCAAGACGCCATGACTGTTTGGGAG AGCTTTTCTGGTGACAAAGATATGTTATTCTGTGGCGTGTTCGATGGACACGGCCCTTCTGGCCACAAGGTGGCACGTTACATTCGCGAAAATTTACCAACAAAGATATCATCGTTGTACAGACAGCCCAGTGTTGAGGGAAATGATCGTGCTCTTGATGTGGAAAATTACGATGACTGTGAAAATCCGGATTTCAAGAATCCGTATTTCTTGTCATGGAAGGCCAGACTGATCAAGTGTTTCCATGAAGTAGACGAAGAACTCGAGAATGAAGTCTCGATTGAAAGCTATTGCAGTGGGACAACAACAGTATCTGTTCTTAAAAAG GGTGAACAtctgattatttcaaatttaggTGATTCTCGGGCTGTTCTTTGCACGAGAGATGAAACTGATGAACTTATTGCCGAACAACTCACGGTTGATCTTAAACCAAATCTTCCAT CTGAAACACAACGAATCAGAAGCTGCCAAGGCCGAGTAATGGCAATGGATGAAGAGCCAAATGTGTACAGAATATGGATGCCTCATGAAGATTGCCCTGGTCTAGCCATGGCTAGAGCTTTCGGAGATTTCTGTTTAAAAGATTTCGGCCTCATTTCCACTCCCGAAGTAACATACAGAAAACTCACTGTAAGGGATGAATTTGTGGTCTTAGCCACTGATGGG ATATGGGATGTGTTATCAAACAACGAAGTGGTAAGGATCGTTGCATCATCAAGAAAGCGTTCCATGGCGGCTAAATATCTTGTAGACCATGCGGTTAGAGCGTGGAGATACAAGTACCCTCGAGCCAAGATTGATGACTGTGCTGTAGTATGCTTGTTTTTCAAACGACAAAGGCCGGTTTTAACAAAATCCGTGTCGGAAATGAGCGAGCTGAGTTTCAACCAGACATACAGTTATGGGAAAACTATGAGAAATGATGATGGACTTGACACGGTTTTGAATTGGGAAGGTGATGGAAACTCAGAAAATGGCGGAAATGGTTCGAACTTGGGTCCGAACAGGATGAAGAAAAGAAGGCAAGGGAAGAATAAACTCGAGAATGTTGAAAAGTGA
- the LOC140959613 gene encoding uncharacterized protein, whose translation MERAVGKRNFLRNILVRLLLCCVFIVALRFAYVVTIRGESCDFGDFCFFSLPEDFNIVSAGDQVTDSSSDAVSTSRETVPSTSKKIPDLWTTEGFQKAVNFYSSIFQDLISEGIFSYNSKSLCVETQTGADVFALRENGVDDSIGIFKKPSKPLVVSGEGVKQPFADEVFDFVFCGGGVVEKSMRPGDFAAEIGRTLKPEGFLVVHTASKDKYSFASFLDLFNCCKLVKTEDIQGHDPDMPFVRQIVMKKAGKNSNTGRINVPGVKISGGKAVDSCFVSNYKKELILKAEPLIAKEPLKPWITLKDNLRNIKYLSSMVDISFKRRYVYIDVGARSYGSSIVSWFKKQYPKQNKTFDIYAIEADESFHDEYKYKKGVTLLPYAAWIRNETLFFEINQDPSHKEVEKGRGMGRIRPIQSSGGSSSSHVDEIQGFDFADWLKNTVSENDYVVMKMDVEGTEFDLIPKLFQTGAICLIDEIFLECHYNRWQRCCAGERTTKYQKTYGQCLNLLTSLRKSGVLVHQWW comes from the coding sequence atggaGCGGGCTGTGGGTAAACGGAATTTTCTGAGGAATATACTGGTGCGTCTGCTGTTGTGTTGCGTGTTTATCGTCGCTCTCCGATTCGCTTATGTGGTAACTATCCGTGGGGAGTCCTGTGATTTCGGCGATTTCTGTTTTTTCTCTTTGCCGGAGGATTTCAACATCGTCTCCGCAGGCGATCAAGTAACCGATTCCTCTTCAGATGCTGTTTCGACCTCTCGGGAAACGGTTCCGTCAACCTCGAAGAAGATTCCTGATCTGTGGACCACTGAGGGTTTCCAGAAGGCGGTGAATTTCTACTCGTCGATCTTCCAGGATCTGATCTCCGAAGGAATTTTTAGCTACAATTCGAAGTCCCTTTGCGTTGAAACGCAGACGGGAGCAGATGTTTTTGCTTTGAGGGAGAATGGTGTGGATGATTCGATCGGTATTTTTAAGAAACCTTCGAAGCCTTTGGTGGTTTCGGGAGAAGGTGTTAAGCAGCCATTTGCTGATGAGGTATTTGATTTTGTGTTTTGCGGAGGTGGAGTGGTGGAGAAATCAATGAGGCCGGGTGATTTCGCGGCAGAGATTGGGCGGACCCTGAAGCCCGAAGGGTTTCTTGTGGTCCACACGGCATCAAAAGACAAGTATAGCTTTGCTTCGTTTCTTGATTTGTTTAATTGCTGTAAATTGGTAAAGACTGAGGACATTCAGGGGCATGATCCCGATATGCCATTTGTTCGCCAGATTGTTATGAAAAAAGCGGGTAAGAATTCTAACACCGGAAGAATTAATGTCCCCGGCGTGAAAATTTCTGGTGGCAAAGCCGTGGACAGCTGCTTTGTCTCCAACTATAAAAAGGAACTGATCCTGAAAGCGGAGCCTCTGATTGCTAAAGAACCATTAAAACCCTGGATTACACTAAAGGATAATTTGCGGAATATTAAGTACTTGTCTTCGATGGTGGACATTAGTTTTAAGCGAAGGTATGTTTATATAGATGTTGGAGCTAGAAGCTACGGTTCTAGCATTGTCAGCTGGTTTAAGAAGCAATATCCTAAGCAGAACAAGACATTTGATATATATGCAATCGAAGCAGATGAGTCCTTTCATGATGAGTACAAGTACAAGAAGGGGGTCACTTTGCTTCCATACGCCGCATGGATCAGAAATGAGACCTTGTTTTTCGAAATCAACCAAGACCCTAGTCACAAAGAGGTAGAGAAAGGTAGGGGGATGGGCCGAATTCGACCTATTCAGTCGTCAGGTGGTTCTAGCTCATCCCATGTAGATGAAATTCAAGGATTCGACTTTGCTGATTGGTTGAAGAACACTGTCTCAGAGAATGACTATGTAGTGATGAAAATGGACGTGGAAGGGACCGAATTTGATTTGATTCCGAAATTGTTCCAAACCGGAGCAATTTGCTTAATAGACGAGATCTTTCTTGAATGTCATTACAATCGGTGGCAAAGATGCTGTGCGGGTGAGAGAACAACCAAGTACCAGAAAACGTACGGGCAGTGCCTGAATCTTTTAACTTCTCTTAGGAAGAGCGGAGTTCTAGTGCATCAATGGTGGTAA